Proteins encoded within one genomic window of Gadus macrocephalus chromosome 16, ASM3116895v1:
- the fgf12b gene encoding LOW QUALITY PROTEIN: fibroblast growth factor 12 (The sequence of the model RefSeq protein was modified relative to this genomic sequence to represent the inferred CDS: inserted 1 base in 1 codon), with the protein MAAAIASSLIRQKRQAREXSGEKVVSGKRRSSPSKEKRCGRHLLTLLSNARFCSHKKKPVHRKPEQLKGIVTRLLGEHGFYLQMQPDGTVGGSKDENSDFTLFNLIPVGLRVVAMQGVKAGLYLAMNGEGYLYTSDIFTAECKFKESVFENYYVIYSSTLYRQHESGRAWFLGINKDGGIMKGNRVKKTKPSSHFVPRPIEVCMYKEPSLHEIEGRLKDSELNMEEGEKGGEEEDGEKGGPQDLQQEDTARQEAS; encoded by the exons atggcggccgccATCGCCAGCTCCCTGATTCGTCAGAAGCGGCAGGCGCGGG CGAGCGGGGAGAAGGTGGTGAGCGGGAAGAGGAGGTCCTCCCCCAGTAAGGAGAAGCGGTGTGGGAGGCATCTCCTCACCCTGCTCTCCAACGCCCGCTTCTGCTCCCACAAGAAGAAACCTGTCCACCGAAAGCCAG AGCAGCTGAAGGGGATCGTAACGCGGCTCTTAGGTGAACACGGCTTCTACCTCCAGATGCAGCCCGACGGAACCGTTGGCGGCAGCAAGGACGAGAACAGCGACTTCA CTCTCTTCAACCTGATCCCGGTGGGTCTGAGGGTGGTGGCTATGCAAGGTGTGAAGGCTGGACTCTATCTGGCCATGAATGGAGAGGGCTACCTGTACACCTCG GATATCTTCACAGCAGAGTGTAAGTTCAAGGAGTCGGTGTTTGAGAACTACTACGTCATCTACTCCTCCACACTGTACCGGCAGCATGAGTCCGGGCGCGCTTGGTTCCTGGGCATCAACAAGGACGGAGGCATCATGAAGGGGAACCGAGTGAAGAAGACCAAACCCTCCTCTCACTTTGTACCACGGCCCATCgaag tgTGCATGTACAAGGAGCCGTCCCTCCATGAGATCGAGGGCCGTCTTAAGGACTCGGAGCTGAACATGGAGGAGGgcgagaagggaggagaggaggaggacggggagaagGGAGGACCACAGGACCTGCAGCAGGAGGACACGGCCCGGCAGGAGGCCTCGTAG
- the LOC132474920 gene encoding interleukin-1 receptor accessory protein — translation MKLARIQAPQEPTSGRRPVRERSGTGPYSMSVFIIFLCLSATAGEDSTAITTSSDQSELLCHDWGVSVDAVRVINGEAGWLFCPLFSHSLYNYSSAHSSGLSLFWYHLPPEQDLERPIKYSQRVSKDRERLWFQPANENDTGQYICTLRNRTSCTKIAMSLGVVSSGTDCPHLVAMVPLKVFIPVQEGKRLSCPGLEHAAKMADSAPSVTWYYNCTKYPFWDNHREVQGNELIVYQMGRMYEGLYYCRVSYTRKSLPLKFTRSLNVTAVSSSFTSKVPVILIPNKERKFPVRLGREAKLVCRVTFPFLENSPRAIWWTVDGKTLDSLTHTRFSETNRRVEEEAYGDQTVVRELLVTELQREDLMKEFNCSVKNDNGSSTKRAQLQEEAYSPSVELGCGLGGTLLLMLVLFLVYHVFWLELLLLYRSWFGTDERYTDEKEFDVYISYVRDGEEEQFAVSTLRHVLENHLGYSVCIFDRDSLPGGTITDETLSFVGRSRRLLVVLSPGFASRGTQALLELKAGLDHMALGGHLRVILVQYRPLKGQAWVKELRRARGVLAVLRWKGDKSKELTSHFWKRLRLELPLQKRKDSELGTARTYQSQSSTSSQTGLLSPGGLAVHKAQYSGGKL, via the exons ATGAAGTTGGCCCGAATCCAGGCTCCCCAGGAGCCGACCTCTGGAAGGAGACCAGTCCGGGAGCGAAGCGGCACCGGGCCCTACAGCAT gtcagTGTTCATCATTTTCTTGTGTCTCTCGGCCACCGCTGGCGAAGACTCTACTGCTATCACTACATCCAGCGACCAATCAG agcTCCTTTGTCATGACTGGGGGGTGAGCGTGGATGCGGTGCGTGTTATAAACGGAGAAGCTGGTTGGCTGTtctgtccccttttctcccaCTCGCTCTACAACTACAGCTCCGCCCACAGCAgtggtctctccctcttctggtACCACCTCCCCCCTGAGCAGGACCTGGAACGTCCAATCAAATACAG CCAGAGGGTGAGTAAGGATAGAGAAAGACTGTGGTTTCAACCAGCCAACGAAAACGACACCGGACAGTACATCTGCACGTTACG GAACAGGACATCCTGCACAAAGATAGCCATGTCTCTAGGGGTGGTGTCGAGTGGGACTGACTGTCCGCATCTGGTTGCCATGGTGCCCCTTAAGGTGTTCATCCCGGTCCAGGAGGGGAAGAGACTGAGTTGCCCGGGCCTCGAGCACGCCGCCAAGATGGCCGACAGTGCCCCCTCGGTCACCTGGTACTAT AACTGCACCAAGTACCCGTTCTGGGACAACCATCGCGAGGTGCAGGGGAACGAACTGATTGTGTACCAGATGGGGCGGATGTACGAGGGGCTCTACTACTGCCGGGTTAGCTACACCCGCAAAAGCCTCCCACTCAAGTTCACCAGGTCCCTCAACGTCACCGCCGTCT CCTCCAGTTTTACTTCCAAGGTGCCGGTCATTCTGATCCCAAACAAAGAACGCAAGTTCCCCGTCAGACTGG GGCGGGAGGCTAAGCTGGTGTGCCGGGTGACATTCCCCTTCCTGGAGAACAGTCCCCGGGCCATCTGGTGGACCGTGGACGGGAAAACCCTGGACTCGCTGACCCACACCCGCTTCTCCGAGACCAACCG TCGGGTAGAGGAGGAGGCCTATGGGGATCAGACGGTGGTGAGAGAGCTGCTGGTGACGGAGTTGCAGAGAGAGGACCTGATGAAAGAGTTCAACTGCTCTGTGAAGAACGACAACGGCTCCTCCACCAAGAGAGCCCAGCTCCAAGAGGAGG CCTACTCCCCCTCGGTAGAGCTGGGTTGTGGTCTGGGGGGCActctgctgctgatgctggtcCTCTTCCTGGTCTACCACGTGTTCTGGCTGGAACTCCTGCTGCTCTACCGTTCCTGGTTTGGAACAGACGAGCGCTACACAG atgagaAGGAGTTTGACGTGTACATCTCGTATGTGCGTGACGGCGAGGAGGAGCAGTTTGCTGTGAGCACGCTGCGCCACGTCCTGGAGAATCACCTGGGCTACTCGGTCTGCATCTTCGACCGCGACAGCCTTCCAGGCGGGA CCATCACCGATGAGACGCTGAGCTTTGTGGGTCGCAGTCGTCGCCTGCTGGTGGTGCTGAGCCCGGGCTTCGCCTCGCGGGGGACCCAGGCCCTGCTGGAGCTCAAGGCCGGACTCGACCACATGGCGCTGGGGGGACACCTGCGGGTCATCCTGGTGCAGTACCGGCCCCTGAAGGGGCAGGCCTGGGTGAAGGAGCTGCGGCGTGCTCGGGGGGTGCTGGCCGTGCTCCGCTGGAAGGGGGACAAGTCCAAGGAGCTCACCTCCCACTTCTGGAAGCGTCTGCGTCTGGAGCTACCCCTGCAGAAGAGAAAGGACTCTGAGCTGGGGACTGCCAGGACCTATCAGAGCCAGAGTAGCACCAGCTCCCAGACCGGTCTGCTCAGCCCCGGGGGGCTGGCTGTCCACAAGGCTCAGTACAGTGGAGGGAAgctgtag
- the LOC132474950 gene encoding putative mediator of RNA polymerase II transcription subunit 12, with protein sequence MQRSRRLLLVLSPQYLKDKSFSLLEARLALFLHQNPQTLQPIQQHLLQQNYLQSLPQNPLHLLQQNHLQSLQQNHLQSLQQNHLQSLQQNHLKSLQQNHLQSLQQNHLQSLQQNHLKSLQQNHLQSLPQNPLHLLQQNHLQSLQQNHLQSLQQNHLQSLQQNHLQSLQQNHLQSLQQNHLQTLQQNNFQGLQQNHLQSLQQNNLPALQLGQLHHLQSLRQTLQQTLQQTRQATIIAVLRHPPSRTSCPEAAELRRAAASTLVWRGARSEPAGSRFWKRLRLAMPVRPLALGRRMVDSTSSHSDLASLVLQRVQRTGHTHTARTTNHKSIPGPLSANQSCRGAPPSGEGVRGAGGPVCVGLTGLRQAPAGAELPLESERPEQTRESDRVPSLDPTCEGDPPRDADSASQPPSTNQDPRTHNSRQMLPTELSV encoded by the coding sequence ATGCAGCGTAGCCGGCGGCTGTTGCTAGTCCTCAGTCCACAATACCTGAAGGACAAGAGCTTCAGCCTGCTGGAAGCCCGGCTGGCCCTGTTCCTCCACCAGAACCCCCAGACCCTCCAGCCAATacagcagcacctcctccagcagaacTACCTCCAGAGCCTCCCACAgaaccctctccacctcctccagcagaacCACCTCCAGAGCCTCCAGCAGAACCACCTCCAGAGCCTCCAGCAGAACCACCTCCAGAGCCTGCAGCAGAACCACCTCAAGAGCCTCCAGCAGAACCACCTCCAGAGCCTCCAGCAGAACCACCTCCAGAGCCTGCAGCAGAACCACCTCAAGAGCCTCCAGCAGAACCACCTCCAGAGCCTCCCACAgaaccccctccacctcctccagcagaacCACCTCCAGAGCCTCCAGCAGAACCACCTCCAGAGCCTCCAGCAGAACCACCTCCAGAGCCTCCAGCAGAACCACCTCCAGAGCCTCCAACAGAACCACCTCCAGAGCCTCCAACAGAACCACCTCCAGACCCTCCAGCAGAACAACTTCCAGGGCCTTCAGCAGAACCACCTCCAGAGCCTCCAGCAGAACAACCTTCCTGCCCTTCAGCTGGGCCAGCTGCACCACCTCCAGTCCCTCAGGCAGACCCTCCAGCAGACCCTCCAGCAGACCAGGCAGGCGACCATCATCGCCGTCTTGCGGCACCCTCCCAGCAGAACCAGCTGCCCTGAGGCCGCTGAGCTCCGGCGGGCCGCGGCCAGCACCCTGGTGTGGCGCGGAGCCCGCTCAGAGCCAGCCGGCTCCAGGTTCTGGAAGCGTCTGAGGCTGGCCATGCCGGTGAGGCCCCTGGCACTGGGCCGCAGAATGGTGGACAGCACCTCCTCTCACTCGGACCTGGCCTCGCTGGTGCTGCAGCGAGTCCAGCGCACCGGCCACACCCACACGGCCAGAACCACCAATCACAAGTCCATACCCGGGCCgctttcagccaatcagagctgccGAGGGGCTCCCCCCAGCGGCGAGGGTGTGAGGGGCGCTGGGGGCCCGGTGTGCGTTGGGTTAACTGGTCTGAGGCAGGCTCCCGCAGGGGCGGAGCTCCCTTTGGAGTCGGAGCGTCCGGAGCAAACCCGCGAGTCCGATCGGGTTCCCAGCCTAGACCCCACATGTGAAGGGGATCCGCCTCGAGACGCAGACTCCGCCTCCCAACCACCGTCAACCAATCAGGATCCAAGGACACATAACAGCAGACAGATGCTGCCCACTGAATTGTCGGTTTGA
- the gmnc gene encoding geminin coiled-coil domain-containing protein 1, whose translation MSIAVPFQDGVFAGDPPVHCAPPRVRTVDVSMETVASAWVHDAASSYQGQENQHLSSYGGLCPQPEATNKLSPHLHRNKQLQDTLQQREEELARLQQENDKLRHFLSSSFVKNLEEKVKGLSSDHRSNLKRCLQQDHRTDQNLSSCRSHPAAQRISTRVCRNLFPEFCSDPGPPREPNLDLWVLQTLGLKDRDTIDPSASPNSFRLNPSSSSIRRLTPPRQPSSHFSAPSSYEPSAILPHLPQSLSSSSCDFVLTSRPDRPALTTSTSLQHSHADSANANITATQHQEAYHPCYSPDQCNDISAHYSATTTDHYRTNTALLAPVARAPEHPNTALPAPLIQGPKHPNTAVLAPPTKGPKHPNTAVLAPPTKGPKHPNTAVLAPLTHGLSRSLGAEGITPGLPGLGSWSASGPDPPTHSHHSLQLSPVPTQALTSQTHAAPIPHPGAVPSFQMLTPPPTPRKDVVFRGSLSPSSSFKTHSFPQGQAFIRKDTQGCWSFTWIPKQNP comes from the exons ATG AGCATCGCGGTGCCGTTCCAAGATGGGGTATTTGCAGGGGACCCCCCCGTGCACTGCGCCCCGCCTAGGGTACGCACTGTTGACGTCTCCATGGAAACGGTGGCCTCCGCTTGGGTGCATGACGCTGCCTCGTCCTaccagggtcagg AGAACCAGCATCTTTCATCCTATGGGGGTCTGTGTCCTCAACCAGAAGCAACCAATAAGCTCTCGCCTCACCTGCACAGGAACAAACAG CTGCAGGACACCCttcaacagagagaggaggagttggCCCGGCTGCAGCAGGAGAACGACAAACTGAGACACTTCCTCAGCTCCTCATTTGTGAAGAACCTGGAGGAGAAGGTCAAG GGCCTCAGTTCAGACCATAGGAGTAACCTTAAAAGGTGTCTCCAGCAAGACCACAGAACCGACCAGAACCTCAGTTCCTGTCGGTCACACCCAGCTGCCCAGCGCATCAGCACTCGCGTTTGTCGCAATCTCTTCCCTGAGTTCTGCTCTGACCCAGGTCCCCCCAGGGAACCAAACCTAGACCTCTGGGTTCTCCAGACACTGGGCCTCAAAGACCGGGACACCATCGATCCTTCTGCCTCCCCCAACTCCTTCCGACTCAACCCGTCCTCTTCTTCCATCCGACGGCTTACTCCTCCTCGTCAGCCCTCTTCCCACTTCAGTGCTCCTTCTTCCTATGAGCCTTCGGCCATCCTGCCGCACCTTCCTCAGTCCCTCTCGTCCTCATCCTGTGACTTTGTTCTGACTTCCCGTCCAGACCGCCCTGCCCTCACCACGTCCACCAGCCTTCAGCATTCCCATGCGGACAGTGCTAATGCTAACATTACTGCCACTCAACACCAAGAGGCCTACCACCCCTGCTACTCTCCAGACCAGTGCAATGACATCTCTGCTCACTATTCTGCCACGACAACAGATCACTACCGCACCAACACTGCCCTCTTAGCTCCCGTCGCACGAGCCCCCGAACACCCCAACACTGCCCTCCCAGCTCCCCTGATACAGGGCCCCAAACACCCCAATACTGCCGTCCTAGCCCCCCCGACAAAGGGCCCCAAACACCCCAATACTGCCGTCCTAGCCCCCCCGACAAAGGGCCCCAAACACCCCAACACTGCCGTCCTAGCTCCCCTCACACATGGGCTCAGCCGTTCACTTGGAGCAGAGGGCATTACACCAGGCCTACCAGGGCTCGGTTCTTGGTCTGCCTCAGGTCCAGATCCTCCGACACATAGCCACCACAGCCTTCAActctcccccgtccccaccCAAGCTCTGACGAGCCAGACCCACGCCGCCCCGATCCCACACCCAGGGGCCGTCCCTTCCTTTCAGATGCTCACGCCCCCTCCCACGCCTCGCAAAGACGTGGTGTTCAGAGGGTCTCTCAGTCCCTCCAGCAGCTTCAAGACCCATAGCTTCCCCCAGGGACAGGCCTTCATCAGGAAGGACACACAGGGCTGCTGGAGCTTCACCTGGATCCCGAAACAGAATCCCTAG